A single window of Haloferax marinisediminis DNA harbors:
- a CDS encoding GNAT family N-acetyltransferase, producing MSELRVHVYDSIEAVNEGQWNNVVTQSAQGSVFHRYEWLDAIEKTLPYTPRHVAVTKGDNPIAVFPNFVTDIDLPTGAAMVENLSFVPNFLSEAASSSRFFEEQPLKRLISATPGYGGPVVTTDETESLDLMFRALSQVNGRNILFHTIKAKDPEYMRYGKYLSKLGYEPKLTDCRFELNLTDDWDEIQRRMDKERRKSLRDAHEADVSVREADLTADELATTHAAYLKNMERVRGHTYPLSFFEAVAAGLPDRMKIFVAEVGDEEIGRYVHFLDDEQETIIYYFSAIPDVSKLDYYPAELLHEYAIKWGMDNGYRYYDFGSTGSTYTDGIFKAKEKYGGRPIPTLQWDKGESPGLWQLYKFARSTYRKSAY from the coding sequence ATGAGTGAACTACGCGTACACGTATACGATAGCATCGAAGCAGTAAACGAAGGTCAGTGGAACAACGTGGTGACACAGTCTGCACAAGGAAGTGTGTTCCACCGCTACGAGTGGTTGGACGCCATCGAGAAGACGCTCCCGTACACACCACGGCACGTCGCCGTGACGAAAGGCGACAACCCAATCGCCGTCTTCCCGAACTTCGTGACCGACATCGACCTCCCAACCGGTGCAGCGATGGTCGAAAATCTCAGTTTCGTTCCGAACTTCCTGAGCGAGGCAGCGTCGTCTTCACGCTTCTTCGAAGAACAACCCCTCAAGCGGTTGATCTCTGCGACACCGGGATACGGTGGTCCAGTCGTCACCACAGACGAGACAGAGTCACTCGACTTGATGTTCCGCGCACTCTCGCAGGTGAACGGGCGGAACATCCTCTTTCACACCATCAAGGCGAAAGACCCCGAGTACATGCGATACGGGAAGTATCTCTCGAAACTGGGGTACGAGCCCAAACTGACCGACTGTCGGTTCGAACTGAACCTCACCGACGACTGGGACGAAATCCAACGGCGGATGGACAAAGAGCGGCGCAAATCCCTCCGCGACGCACACGAGGCCGACGTCTCGGTCCGTGAGGCCGACTTGACTGCCGACGAACTGGCGACCACACACGCGGCATATCTGAAAAACATGGAGCGCGTCCGCGGGCACACGTACCCGCTTTCGTTCTTCGAGGCCGTCGCGGCAGGACTCCCTGACCGGATGAAGATATTCGTCGCAGAGGTCGGTGACGAAGAGATCGGCCGATACGTCCACTTCCTCGACGACGAGCAAGAGACGATAATCTACTACTTCTCGGCGATTCCCGACGTTTCCAAACTCGACTACTACCCAGCAGAACTCCTCCACGAGTACGCCATCAAGTGGGGGATGGACAACGGCTACCGATACTACGACTTCGGGAGCACTGGGTCGACGTACACTGACGGTATCTTCAAGGCGAAAGAGAAGTACGGTGGACGACCAATCCCGACGCTTCAGTGGGACAAGGGAGAGTCGCCAGGGCTCTGGCAACTGTACAAGTTCGCGAGGTCCACGTACCGAAAATCGGCATACTGA
- a CDS encoding lipid II:glycine glycyltransferase FemX, which yields MSIEITEADWDDFEAWDSYVEQSPMANLFHQAEALHIQERHSNTTLHPLVGKKGNQVVGIFPLFKKDKGPFSGVFSPPPPLWVPRLGPAMLNVDGLRQRKLESTANGFIEGCNSWIRENLQRNYVQIRTEAALADVRPFKWDGGDVVPEYTYVLDITPDADDLLMTFTSDARKSIRNSDTEGLTIEEGTVDDVGRILQQVKDRFEEQGEAFNMPIDFAVDLYESLPDGQIRPYVVRYEGTFVSGMLVYEYRDRMFRWQGGVRPDVDVGFSVTELLDWHIIQDGKSRGVTHYDLVGAGDSRLNRYKTKYNPDLELFFSVRSGSRGMKTAVDLYKNIL from the coding sequence ATGAGCATCGAAATCACCGAAGCAGATTGGGATGATTTCGAAGCGTGGGATAGCTACGTCGAACAGTCGCCGATGGCGAATCTGTTCCACCAAGCCGAAGCGCTTCACATTCAAGAACGCCACTCGAACACGACGCTCCACCCTCTCGTCGGCAAAAAAGGGAACCAGGTGGTGGGGATATTCCCGCTCTTCAAGAAGGATAAGGGACCGTTCTCTGGCGTGTTCTCTCCCCCGCCACCGCTGTGGGTCCCACGACTCGGGCCAGCGATGCTCAACGTAGACGGCCTTCGCCAACGAAAACTGGAGAGCACGGCCAACGGCTTCATCGAGGGCTGTAACTCGTGGATTCGTGAGAACCTCCAACGGAACTACGTACAGATTCGGACGGAAGCGGCCCTGGCCGACGTTCGACCGTTCAAATGGGACGGTGGAGATGTCGTGCCCGAGTACACCTACGTCCTCGACATCACACCCGACGCAGACGACCTCCTGATGACGTTTACCAGCGATGCTCGAAAGAGTATCCGCAACTCGGACACGGAGGGTCTCACCATCGAAGAGGGGACGGTCGACGACGTCGGGCGAATCCTCCAGCAGGTCAAAGATCGATTCGAAGAACAGGGCGAGGCGTTCAACATGCCGATAGACTTCGCCGTCGACCTGTACGAGTCACTCCCAGACGGGCAGATTCGCCCTTACGTCGTTCGCTACGAAGGGACGTTCGTCTCTGGAATGCTCGTCTACGAGTACCGAGACAGGATGTTCCGGTGGCAAGGTGGTGTTCGCCCGGACGTCGACGTTGGGTTCTCCGTGACCGAACTCTTGGACTGGCACATCATCCAAGATGGAAAGTCGAGAGGCGTCACTCACTACGACCTCGTCGGTGCAGGCGACTCGCGACTCAACCGCTACAAGACGAAGTACAACCCCGACTTGGAGCTCTTCTTCAGCGTTCGCTCTGGCTCTCGTGGCATGAAGACTGCCGTGGACCTCTACAAGAACATCCTCTAG
- a CDS encoding right-handed parallel beta-helix repeat-containing protein, translated as MVPESSGKQNADDDSLLGRRTYLKLGGATLAALALGAGSASAKQYPYALVVDGTNTSEPTEYVFEVSDEIQKVSADSTDSSSDSVSGGRVEGTVTDGIDAYEFSGEITGFRFDGPALVKYGDNPKDIVEHTIEVVSTENPSELTYEFTTTGEATKIFNDTKNSAEEKNDSVSQNSDGTWSVQGYTGNGYGDSFKFKGEITEFSPATGPFKLLIDGQEVDPSEFSSAPAEPTDDATPTGPAIGGGDGYPNTVSPSEADYLVSSTSELVSALDNASSGDVVYVEGGAEIDVGGRELSVPSGITLASDRGINGAEGGLIYTNRNPWAMLEVQDDVRITGLQIGGPRWDWVEADDTELGIDARGRNIEIDNINGYGWGYAVVRTNDDTHIHHCHLHHNPRQGHGYGVATEGSDNPIIEYNLFDHNRHSVQGNGGGYTIRYNLVKEGAISHVFDQHRPGGTTMKIYNNTVEVTENAFDGNRVPAVAIRGVPDDVADIRDNWFYNPVEPRDSPSGWTHESIIQVHTDDWRNVEYNNNHYGSSEPSSDIGHPR; from the coding sequence ATGGTACCCGAAAGTAGTGGCAAACAGAATGCTGACGACGACTCCCTCCTGGGTCGACGGACCTACCTGAAACTTGGTGGGGCAACCCTCGCGGCCCTCGCGCTCGGTGCGGGCAGTGCGAGTGCGAAACAGTACCCATACGCTCTCGTCGTCGACGGCACGAACACGTCTGAACCGACGGAGTACGTATTCGAAGTCTCCGACGAGATTCAGAAAGTCTCTGCGGACAGCACTGACTCTTCGTCCGACAGCGTCTCTGGTGGTCGTGTCGAAGGAACTGTCACTGACGGAATCGACGCCTACGAGTTCTCCGGCGAGATTACTGGTTTCCGCTTCGACGGCCCTGCGCTCGTCAAGTACGGAGACAACCCCAAGGACATCGTCGAACACACGATCGAAGTCGTCTCGACCGAGAACCCCTCCGAACTCACCTACGAGTTTACCACGACCGGTGAGGCGACGAAAATCTTCAACGACACGAAGAACTCCGCCGAGGAGAAGAACGACAGCGTCTCGCAGAACTCCGATGGTACGTGGTCTGTACAGGGCTACACGGGCAACGGCTACGGTGACTCCTTCAAGTTCAAGGGCGAAATCACCGAGTTCAGCCCAGCTACCGGCCCGTTCAAGCTGCTCATCGACGGGCAAGAGGTCGACCCGTCCGAGTTCAGCTCTGCACCGGCTGAGCCGACGGACGACGCCACCCCGACCGGCCCCGCAATCGGTGGCGGCGATGGCTACCCCAACACCGTCTCGCCATCTGAGGCAGACTACCTCGTGTCCTCCACTAGCGAGTTAGTCTCTGCTCTCGACAACGCATCGAGCGGCGACGTCGTGTACGTCGAGGGCGGTGCCGAAATCGACGTTGGTGGCCGAGAACTGTCGGTCCCGAGCGGCATCACGCTCGCGTCTGACCGCGGTATCAATGGTGCAGAGGGTGGCCTCATCTACACCAACCGGAACCCGTGGGCGATGCTCGAAGTCCAAGACGACGTCCGCATCACCGGCCTTCAGATCGGTGGCCCGCGCTGGGATTGGGTCGAAGCGGACGACACCGAACTCGGTATCGACGCCCGCGGCCGCAACATCGAAATCGACAACATCAACGGCTATGGCTGGGGTTACGCTGTGGTTCGTACGAACGACGACACGCACATCCACCACTGTCACCTCCACCACAACCCACGGCAGGGCCACGGGTACGGTGTGGCGACTGAGGGCTCCGACAACCCCATCATCGAGTACAACCTCTTCGACCACAACCGCCACAGTGTCCAAGGGAACGGCGGTGGCTACACCATCCGGTACAACCTCGTGAAGGAAGGGGCCATCTCACACGTGTTCGACCAGCACCGGCCAGGTGGTACGACGATGAAGATCTACAACAACACGGTCGAAGTCACTGAGAACGCCTTCGATGGAAACCGAGTCCCCGCCGTGGCGATTCGGGGTGTGCCAGACGACGTCGCGGACATCCGCGACAACTGGTTCTACAACCCAGTCGAACCGCGCGACAGTCCGAGTGGCTGGACGCACGAGTCGATTATCCAGGTCCACACGGACGACTGGCGAAACGTCGAATACAACAACAACCACTACGGTTCGTCAGAACCGTCCTCGGATATCGGTCACCCGAGATAA
- a CDS encoding DegT/DnrJ/EryC1/StrS family aminotransferase, whose translation MFIPLEPEFRLRWLGKPDPQHPPWLHDSDWIPSGHTQLYAYARTGLHAILDALGASSGTALLPAYLPESAVWPFREHDYDIVYYPISEDLTYPENKIETLIDEVTPDVVLFVHYLGFADPAFERVATAASASGATVIEDCARGLFSRDATGKLLGSTGDAAVFCAHKTLPAPFGGIAVTRNLALPTPTEPVSEKKEVLRLVTTKGINQLNLRNTLRRLNGRAVPRPFYEDLAAVLPMPDSAWPPVAPGMLSRIGLTEASPPRIRSQRRARYNRVRTHLLDIDGIHVLTPWAHEGANPYGVAIRIPQGPETRNDVYHAIRRAGLPAERYIWGLDDDWTYIEDFPEATRLRETIIIIPTHQQVPWQSLPRFAEIITQTLEATSGDPTTGRKSSFSASVGHERILAPIFGDGYRPERAFRCTEYVLSRVTDIRGRF comes from the coding sequence ATGTTCATTCCACTCGAGCCCGAATTCAGACTCAGATGGCTCGGAAAGCCCGACCCGCAACATCCACCGTGGTTACACGATAGCGACTGGATTCCGAGTGGTCACACACAGTTGTACGCGTACGCGCGAACGGGACTTCACGCGATTCTCGACGCACTCGGTGCCAGCAGCGGAACGGCGCTCCTGCCAGCGTATCTCCCTGAAAGTGCAGTGTGGCCGTTCCGAGAACACGACTACGATATCGTGTACTATCCGATATCTGAAGATCTCACGTACCCAGAGAACAAAATCGAGACACTCATCGACGAAGTCACACCGGACGTCGTCCTCTTCGTTCACTACCTCGGGTTCGCTGACCCTGCGTTCGAGCGCGTTGCAACCGCTGCCAGCGCGAGTGGTGCCACCGTCATCGAAGACTGTGCGCGAGGCCTGTTCAGCAGAGACGCAACGGGGAAGCTACTCGGGTCAACCGGGGACGCGGCTGTATTCTGTGCGCACAAAACGCTTCCCGCTCCGTTTGGAGGCATCGCAGTCACACGAAACCTCGCCCTACCGACTCCGACCGAACCAGTCTCGGAAAAGAAAGAAGTCCTCCGTCTCGTGACGACGAAGGGCATCAACCAACTCAACCTCCGAAATACACTCCGGCGGCTGAATGGAAGAGCAGTCCCACGACCGTTCTACGAAGACCTCGCAGCTGTCCTCCCCATGCCGGACTCCGCCTGGCCCCCCGTCGCACCGGGCATGCTCTCACGAATCGGGCTGACCGAAGCCTCTCCCCCACGCATTCGGTCCCAACGACGAGCACGCTACAACAGGGTCCGAACCCACCTCCTCGATATCGACGGGATACACGTGCTAACACCGTGGGCCCACGAAGGGGCGAACCCGTACGGGGTCGCAATTCGGATTCCACAGGGGCCCGAGACTCGAAACGACGTTTACCACGCGATTCGACGGGCGGGGCTCCCTGCAGAACGCTACATCTGGGGGCTCGATGACGATTGGACCTACATCGAGGATTTCCCCGAAGCGACGCGCCTTCGAGAGACGATTATCATCATCCCAACCCATCAGCAAGTCCCGTGGCAGTCGCTCCCAAGGTTTGCAGAAATAATAACACAGACACTCGAAGCGACTTCCGGTGACCCAACGACGGGTCGGAAGAGCTCCTTCTCAGCGTCTGTCGGGCACGAACGAATACTCGCACCCATTTTCGGTGATGGTTACCGGCCCGAGAGAGCCTTCAGGTGTACTGAGTACGTCTTATCTCGGGTGACCGATATCCGAGGACGGTTCTGA
- a CDS encoding oligosaccharide flippase family protein — translation MSRSLMKGFVSIFSAKVATSVLSIATLPLIVRVLGPSGYGDFAFLLSVFSLLMIFISSGVTGGVQKFVAEDRDDADWEASVIWFYFKLAAVLAAVGSLALVAVTGSGFIDQLFGPDYVIYFYLLAVFVIAAQFRAFTNRTLLGLSLEQFSEPIAVLNKVLWIGIGLALGVYFSGGVAGFLLGNIIGDVVAAVLGLVIINRYVPLRTVVGTVTTKLSERQLLTFNVLNIALVLLVMSLYHIDVIMIRMFLGNDETGYYKAALALAEYMWFVPIVLQSLLLHSTSSLWSSGEHERVSRISARITRYTALLTIVMAIGIAILADRFVPYYFGPDFLPVVAPLIFLLPGALGFAIARPIYAISQGHGNLKPLIIATGGAALLNLVLNFLLIPRYGIIGAAVATSIGYGSMFVLHVLSARYIGYDPLDDFRALRIGATVLVSAPIIYLMDMLISSDVLALVVVPILGGAVYFVAAIGTGALSVDELLAILDSFPSPIRKWSKTIETWIDG, via the coding sequence ATGAGCCGGTCCCTGATGAAGGGGTTCGTGTCCATATTCAGTGCGAAAGTCGCCACCTCGGTGCTCTCCATCGCGACGCTTCCACTCATCGTTCGGGTGCTTGGGCCAAGTGGCTACGGTGACTTCGCGTTCTTGCTGTCGGTGTTCTCGCTGCTGATGATCTTCATCAGTTCTGGCGTGACCGGCGGCGTCCAGAAGTTCGTCGCCGAAGATCGAGACGACGCCGACTGGGAAGCCAGCGTTATCTGGTTCTATTTCAAACTCGCGGCCGTACTTGCGGCAGTCGGGTCGCTTGCCCTCGTCGCTGTGACAGGGTCCGGATTCATCGACCAACTGTTCGGGCCCGACTACGTCATCTACTTCTACCTCCTCGCAGTGTTCGTCATCGCGGCGCAGTTCCGCGCCTTCACCAATCGGACGCTGTTGGGACTCAGCCTCGAACAGTTCTCTGAACCGATTGCCGTGCTGAACAAGGTTCTCTGGATCGGAATCGGACTCGCACTCGGCGTGTATTTCAGCGGTGGTGTGGCCGGGTTCCTCCTCGGGAATATCATCGGCGACGTGGTCGCTGCAGTCCTCGGATTGGTGATTATCAACCGGTACGTGCCGTTACGGACGGTCGTCGGAACCGTCACGACGAAACTCTCCGAACGCCAACTGCTCACGTTCAACGTCCTCAACATCGCGCTCGTCTTGCTGGTGATGTCGTTGTACCACATCGACGTCATCATGATTCGGATGTTCCTCGGGAACGACGAGACGGGATACTACAAAGCGGCACTGGCGCTCGCCGAGTACATGTGGTTCGTCCCAATCGTCCTCCAATCACTGCTCCTCCACTCGACGTCGAGTCTGTGGTCTAGCGGTGAACACGAACGAGTCTCGCGAATCTCTGCCAGAATCACCCGGTACACTGCGTTGCTCACCATCGTAATGGCAATCGGAATAGCCATCCTCGCAGACCGATTCGTCCCGTACTACTTCGGTCCCGACTTCTTACCCGTGGTCGCACCACTCATCTTCCTCCTCCCGGGCGCACTCGGATTCGCAATCGCACGCCCCATCTACGCGATTAGTCAAGGCCACGGCAACCTGAAACCACTCATCATCGCCACTGGCGGTGCTGCACTGCTGAACCTCGTCTTGAACTTCCTCCTCATCCCCCGATACGGCATCATCGGGGCCGCGGTCGCGACGAGTATCGGGTACGGGTCGATGTTCGTCCTCCACGTGCTGAGCGCCAGATACATCGGCTACGACCCACTCGACGATTTCCGCGCGCTTCGAATCGGTGCGACTGTGCTCGTCTCGGCACCGATTATCTACCTCATGGATATGCTGATTTCGAGCGACGTGCTCGCGCTCGTCGTCGTTCCCATCCTCGGAGGTGCCGTCTACTTCGTCGCTGCGATTGGGACCGGTGCCCTGAGCGTCGACGAACTCCTCGCAATTCTCGATTCGTTCCCATCACCAATCCGAAAGTGGTCGAAGACTATCGAGACGTGGATAGACGGGTGA
- a CDS encoding NAD-dependent epimerase/dehydratase family protein — translation MSSPLSGQTVLITGGAGFIGSHLADVLHRTNDVRVLDDLTSGTRSNLPSGVTLIEGSILDEDIVEKATEDVDVIFHEAAIVDVGASVEQPFQTHEVNCDGGLSILDRARDEDARVVVASSAAVYGQPTRVPITEDDPLRPTSPYGLQKLALDRYTTLYHDLYGVETVALRYFNVYGRRGEQSQYSGVIDTFVRRALDGDPLVIFGDGTQTRDFVHVDDVVQANLLAATTSNVGGSYNVATGECITIRELAETIVELTESTSPIQFEPAQPGDIDESEADISRAQHSLGFEPTMSLRTGLERLVDERTERYA, via the coding sequence ATGAGTTCACCGCTTTCGGGGCAGACAGTGCTTATCACGGGAGGTGCGGGGTTTATCGGCAGCCACCTCGCCGACGTCCTCCATCGAACCAACGACGTTCGCGTTCTCGACGACCTCACCAGTGGCACTCGGAGCAACCTGCCGAGTGGCGTCACCCTCATCGAGGGGAGTATCCTCGACGAAGACATAGTCGAGAAAGCGACTGAGGACGTCGACGTCATCTTCCACGAAGCAGCAATCGTCGACGTCGGTGCGTCGGTCGAACAGCCATTCCAGACACACGAAGTGAACTGTGACGGTGGGCTCTCCATCCTCGACCGGGCACGAGACGAAGACGCGCGCGTGGTCGTCGCCTCCAGTGCGGCAGTGTACGGCCAGCCAACTCGTGTTCCCATCACCGAAGACGACCCGCTCAGACCGACTTCGCCGTACGGACTGCAAAAACTCGCACTCGACCGATACACGACGCTCTATCACGACCTCTACGGTGTCGAGACGGTCGCACTCAGGTATTTCAACGTGTACGGCCGACGAGGAGAACAGAGCCAGTACAGTGGTGTCATCGACACGTTCGTCCGGCGTGCACTCGACGGCGACCCACTCGTGATATTTGGCGACGGAACTCAGACCCGTGACTTCGTCCACGTCGACGACGTCGTTCAGGCGAACCTGCTGGCAGCGACGACCAGCAACGTCGGCGGGTCGTACAACGTCGCGACTGGGGAGTGTATCACCATCCGCGAACTCGCAGAGACGATCGTCGAACTCACCGAAAGCACCTCGCCGATTCAGTTCGAACCAGCACAGCCGGGAGATATCGACGAGAGCGAGGCAGACATCTCGCGTGCACAGCACTCCTTGGGGTTCGAACCGACGATGTCGCTTCGAACTGGTCTCGAACGACTCGTGGATGAACGGACGGAACGCTACGCCTGA
- a CDS encoding DUF7120 family protein: protein MPVVEVNLPDELLVEFEQLVDEEFISEEQAVEELLSMGMDAYGAPVQDEGGVQSDFVQSAQNNLFDTAGDPGGLDDDVL, encoded by the coding sequence ATGCCCGTCGTTGAAGTCAACCTCCCGGACGAACTGCTCGTAGAATTCGAACAACTGGTCGACGAAGAGTTCATCAGCGAAGAACAGGCAGTCGAAGAACTCCTCTCGATGGGGATGGACGCCTACGGCGCCCCTGTTCAGGACGAGGGCGGTGTCCAGTCGGACTTCGTCCAGAGCGCCCAGAACAACCTGTTCGACACCGCTGGCGACCCCGGTGGTCTCGACGACGACGTGCTCTAA
- a CDS encoding hydantoinase/oxoprolinase family protein, with amino-acid sequence MSDEVRLGVDVGGTFTDVALLTDGSELVTAKVPTTDDQSAGVIDGIEKACDQAGIAPSDVDVFTHAMTVSVNALLEDAGAKTALVTTEGFRDVLEIGRQARPSLYDTRVDKPAPLVPRRRRFEVAERATVDGIQRSVDEQQVRELAADIRECGAESVAVCFLHAYLYPDNERTAAGILRDLLDVPVSTSHEVLAEFREYERTSTTVVDAYVTPTIDAYLGRLESRADSLGIPSPRIMQANGGLAPAATVRKHAVTTTMSGPAAGVVGAAETATDDELDGFVTFDMGGTSTDVSLVRDGEVAQTTDAEINGRPIKTPMVDVETVGSGGGSIAWVDSGGALRVGPRSSGAQPGPACYGRGGTDPTVTDANVVLGYIGGSSALGGELSLDESAAADALDSLAADAELDDALDAARGVFRVANANMARAIRSVTVERGLDPRGFGLVAFGGAGPMHAATLAESLGIDTVVVPYACGVLSAYGLLTADEKHDSVQTVRSVLDSLDTATIEASYDRLAADVLADVESPASATIQRAADLRYVGQSFELTVPVDAEFDGDDVERRFHEAHERAYGYQLSDPVELVNVRATAVVERDSPEVTYRGGTGTVRETRPAFFGTEFHETPVYDRESLLPGFDVTGPSVLEQDESTVVVPPAWRGTVRSDGSLVVTRGGGDE; translated from the coding sequence ATGAGTGACGAGGTTCGCCTCGGCGTCGATGTCGGCGGAACGTTCACCGACGTTGCGCTGTTGACAGACGGTTCCGAACTCGTCACGGCGAAAGTTCCCACAACAGACGACCAGAGCGCCGGCGTCATCGACGGAATCGAGAAGGCGTGCGACCAGGCAGGAATCGCTCCGAGCGACGTCGACGTGTTCACACACGCGATGACCGTCTCGGTCAATGCCTTACTCGAAGACGCCGGCGCCAAGACTGCGCTCGTCACCACCGAGGGATTCCGTGACGTCCTCGAAATCGGACGCCAAGCACGACCCTCGCTGTACGATACCCGCGTCGACAAACCCGCCCCGCTCGTCCCACGCCGCCGACGATTCGAGGTCGCTGAACGAGCAACCGTCGACGGTATTCAGCGCTCAGTCGACGAACAGCAGGTTCGCGAACTCGCTGCGGACATCCGGGAGTGCGGTGCTGAAAGCGTCGCGGTGTGTTTCCTCCACGCGTATCTGTACCCCGACAACGAACGAACTGCCGCCGGTATTCTCCGTGACCTGCTCGACGTTCCAGTCTCGACGTCGCACGAGGTTCTCGCCGAGTTCCGTGAGTACGAACGGACCTCGACGACCGTCGTCGACGCCTACGTGACGCCCACCATCGACGCCTATCTCGGCCGACTCGAATCGCGTGCCGACTCGCTCGGCATCCCGTCGCCTCGAATCATGCAAGCGAACGGCGGCCTCGCTCCGGCGGCAACCGTCCGAAAACACGCCGTCACGACAACCATGTCTGGCCCCGCCGCAGGTGTCGTCGGTGCCGCTGAAACGGCCACCGACGACGAACTCGATGGTTTCGTCACGTTCGACATGGGTGGGACGTCCACTGACGTGAGTCTCGTCCGCGACGGCGAGGTTGCACAGACGACCGACGCGGAAATCAACGGACGGCCTATCAAGACGCCCATGGTCGACGTCGAGACAGTCGGCTCCGGTGGGGGGTCTATCGCGTGGGTCGATTCCGGCGGTGCGCTCCGCGTCGGCCCTCGGTCCTCCGGTGCCCAACCGGGTCCAGCATGCTACGGACGCGGTGGGACAGACCCGACGGTTACAGATGCGAACGTCGTCCTCGGATACATCGGTGGAAGCTCAGCACTCGGCGGAGAACTCTCGTTGGACGAATCCGCGGCGGCAGACGCACTCGACTCGCTCGCCGCCGACGCAGAACTCGACGATGCGCTTGACGCGGCGCGTGGTGTGTTCCGTGTCGCAAACGCCAATATGGCACGTGCAATTCGGTCGGTGACGGTCGAACGTGGCCTGGACCCGCGTGGGTTTGGACTGGTTGCGTTCGGTGGTGCTGGCCCGATGCACGCCGCGACGCTCGCCGAGAGTCTCGGTATCGACACCGTCGTCGTTCCGTATGCGTGCGGCGTCCTCTCGGCGTACGGATTGCTCACGGCCGACGAAAAACACGACTCAGTGCAGACGGTTCGGAGCGTCCTCGACTCGCTCGACACTGCGACAATCGAGGCTTCCTACGACCGACTTGCGGCCGACGTTCTCGCGGACGTCGAATCTCCAGCGTCTGCGACCATCCAGCGCGCTGCTGACCTCAGGTACGTCGGACAGAGTTTCGAGTTGACCGTTCCGGTCGACGCTGAGTTCGACGGTGATGATGTCGAGCGACGGTTCCACGAGGCCCACGAGCGGGCGTACGGCTACCAGCTGTCCGACCCAGTCGAACTCGTCAACGTTCGAGCGACTGCTGTCGTCGAACGCGACTCCCCGGAGGTTACCTATCGTGGCGGCACAGGTACTGTCCGTGAGACTCGACCGGCGTTTTTCGGGACGGAGTTCCACGAGACGCCGGTGTACGACCGTGAGTCACTTTTGCCGGGATTCGACGTCACGGGGCCGTCGGTTCTCGAACAGGACGAAAGTACGGTCGTTGTCCCACCAGCGTGGCGTGGGACTGTCCGTTCAGACGGGTCGCTCGTCGTGACCCGAGGAGGTGGCGACGAATGA